From the genome of Edaphobacter dinghuensis, one region includes:
- a CDS encoding winged helix-turn-helix domain-containing protein, translating to MRLLLVEDEPEIQSFVKQSLVEAGYEVDTAESGNAAIQLASQYAYHGLIIDLGLPDQDGIDLILQLRGSGISSPVLILSARRSVDDRVKGLEQGGDDYLTKPFAVAELLARLRNLLRRNLATSEEATRLRVLDLELDFISRRASRGGEVLNLSPQEFVLLAYLCRHAGRVVTRSMLLSEVWGMRIQPNTNVVDVHVYRLRGKVDTEGHEPLIKTLRGIGYVLKDH from the coding sequence ATGAGACTTCTGCTGGTCGAGGATGAACCTGAGATTCAGAGCTTCGTTAAACAGTCTTTGGTTGAGGCCGGATACGAAGTAGATACGGCTGAAAGTGGGAATGCCGCAATTCAGTTGGCGTCTCAATATGCCTACCACGGTCTCATTATTGACCTAGGACTTCCGGATCAAGATGGCATTGACCTAATTCTCCAGCTTCGTGGCTCTGGCATTAGTAGCCCTGTATTGATACTTTCAGCCAGAAGATCGGTTGACGATAGGGTCAAAGGCCTTGAGCAAGGTGGTGACGATTACCTGACAAAACCTTTTGCAGTCGCAGAATTATTAGCGAGATTGCGTAATCTTTTGCGGCGTAATCTTGCTACCAGTGAGGAGGCAACCCGCCTCCGCGTACTGGACTTAGAGCTGGATTTCATTAGCCGTAGAGCTTCTCGCGGTGGAGAGGTGCTAAATCTAAGTCCGCAAGAATTTGTACTTCTGGCGTATCTGTGTCGACACGCTGGGCGTGTCGTTACTCGATCGATGCTTCTCTCCGAAGTATGGGGAATGCGAATTCAACCTAACACCAATGTTGTTGATGTACACGTCTACCGCCTGCGCGGCAAGGTGGATACAGAAGGTCATGAGCCATTGATCAAGACCTTGCGAGGTATTGGCTATGTCCTCAAAGACCACTAA
- a CDS encoding type III polyketide synthase has protein sequence MTTAYLNRIATAVPEHDVHDTFVVFAEKMLADPRLRTVFRRMVNRADIAHRYSFLNPQKGSGQFPLHDAHEFYQLGNFPNTARRMELFEQSAPVLMRKAVDRLALSEEERSSITHVLVTCCTGLYAPGLDFEIVDYLELSTGVERTMVGFMGCYAAINALKLARHIVRSNSKASVLMVNLELCTLHFQETQELEQVLSFLLFADGAAASLITAREQGFALESFKVVMVPETRGLITWKIRGLGFDMFLSGQVPGELCRALHEGELMAERDGIDLWAVHPGGRSILDAVEKGLELPTDALAASREVLSCFGNMSSATVMFVLQRIMQQARPGQRGCAMSFGPGLTAEIMLFHAV, from the coding sequence ATGACTACGGCTTACCTGAATCGCATCGCCACTGCCGTACCAGAGCATGATGTGCATGACACCTTCGTCGTCTTCGCTGAGAAGATGCTCGCTGACCCGCGGCTACGCACGGTCTTCCGCCGCATGGTAAATCGCGCCGATATCGCGCATCGTTATTCGTTCCTCAACCCGCAAAAAGGTTCCGGGCAATTCCCATTGCATGACGCGCATGAGTTTTACCAGCTGGGCAACTTTCCCAACACTGCGCGACGTATGGAGTTGTTTGAGCAGAGCGCTCCGGTGCTGATGCGGAAGGCTGTGGACCGGCTTGCTCTGAGCGAGGAGGAACGCTCCAGTATTACGCACGTTCTGGTGACCTGCTGCACGGGGCTCTATGCACCTGGGCTGGACTTTGAGATCGTCGACTACCTCGAGCTTTCAACGGGCGTAGAGCGCACGATGGTTGGATTCATGGGATGCTATGCCGCAATCAATGCGCTGAAGCTAGCGCGACACATTGTTCGCTCAAATTCTAAGGCGAGTGTTCTTATGGTCAACCTAGAGCTGTGCACGCTACACTTCCAGGAGACACAGGAGCTGGAGCAGGTGCTTTCCTTCCTGCTCTTTGCCGATGGTGCAGCGGCGAGCCTAATCACTGCTCGAGAGCAGGGTTTCGCGCTAGAGAGCTTCAAGGTGGTGATGGTGCCAGAGACACGTGGACTTATTACCTGGAAGATTCGCGGGCTAGGTTTCGACATGTTCCTCTCCGGACAGGTACCGGGTGAGTTGTGCCGTGCGCTGCATGAGGGTGAACTGATGGCGGAGCGAGACGGTATTGATCTGTGGGCGGTGCATCCCGGCGGACGGTCGATTCTGGATGCGGTGGAGAAGGGACTGGAATTGCCGACCGATGCGCTAGCAGCGTCACGCGAAGTTCTATCGTGCTTCGGCAACATGTCATCGGCAACAGTGATGTTTGTATTGCAGCGAATAATGCAGCAAGCACGCCCCGGACAGCGTGGGTGTGCGATG